The following are encoded in a window of Sphaerisporangium siamense genomic DNA:
- a CDS encoding threonine ammonia-lyase, which translates to MQGTRLDTARIRAARRVIDPMFLDTPLYRCEALEPDLGCAVSIKLETANPVRSFKGRGTELVASLLAGNGSRAVVCASAGNLGQALAWSGRGRGLDVTVVASRFAPAAKLDRIRALDARLELVDGDFDMARERAAALARRDGIRLVEDSLDIETCEGAATIGLELVDAVPSFDTVLIALGGGALATGVGHVLKALAPEVEVICVQPLGAPAMTRSWRQRRVVTTDTTDTIADGVAGRCPIPAVLDDLLLVADDAVLVQEASIMAGMRMLLHHAGLVVEPSAALGVAAILEDRDRFAGRHVATIVCGSNVDVDAYHRWVGAAPVRGS; encoded by the coding sequence ATGCAAGGGACGCGGCTCGACACCGCTCGCATCCGGGCGGCTCGCCGGGTGATCGACCCGATGTTCCTCGACACTCCGCTGTACCGCTGCGAGGCGCTGGAGCCCGACCTCGGGTGCGCGGTGAGCATCAAGCTCGAAACGGCGAACCCGGTCCGCAGCTTCAAGGGACGCGGCACCGAGCTGGTCGCGAGCCTGCTCGCCGGCAACGGCTCGCGGGCCGTGGTGTGCGCCAGCGCGGGCAACCTCGGCCAAGCCCTCGCCTGGTCCGGCCGCGGCCGGGGGCTCGACGTCACCGTCGTGGCGTCCCGTTTCGCGCCCGCGGCCAAGCTCGACCGCATCCGCGCGTTGGACGCCAGGCTGGAGCTGGTGGACGGCGACTTCGACATGGCTCGCGAGCGGGCGGCGGCCCTCGCGCGGCGCGACGGCATCCGGCTGGTCGAGGACAGCCTGGACATCGAGACCTGCGAGGGCGCGGCGACCATCGGCCTGGAACTGGTGGACGCCGTGCCGTCGTTCGACACGGTCCTCATCGCCCTCGGCGGCGGGGCGCTGGCCACCGGTGTGGGTCATGTGCTGAAGGCGTTGGCGCCCGAAGTCGAGGTCATCTGCGTCCAGCCGCTGGGCGCGCCGGCGATGACACGCTCCTGGCGTCAACGGCGCGTCGTCACCACCGACACGACCGACACCATCGCCGACGGCGTCGCCGGCCGGTGCCCCATCCCGGCCGTCCTGGACGACCTCCTCCTGGTCGCCGACGACGCCGTCCTGGTCCAGGAGGCGTCGATCATGGCCGGTATGCGAATGCTCCTCCACCACGCCGGCCTCGTCGTCGAACCGTCGGCGGCGCTCGGCGTCGCGGCGATCCTCGAAGACCGTGACCGCTTCGCCGGCCGGCACGTGGCCACCATCGTGTGCGGCAGCAACGTCGACGTGGACGCCTATCACCGCTGGGTCGGCGCGGCTCCCGTCCGCGGATCCTGA
- a CDS encoding TioE family transcriptional regulator, translating to MRPVDLAREHGLSTQAIRNYEDAGILPAAGRTVHGYRTYTPLHAQALRAFLALVPGHGHRTATSIMQAVNRGATEDALRLIDESHGQLLGDRRTLQAVEAALRDLAPVPQERGDTFIGPLARRLGLRPATLRKWESAGLVRPRRDPRTGYRIYGAADVRDVRLAHQLRRGGYLLEQIAPLIAQVRSAGGVAPLESTLRDWQSRLSARGRAMLKGAADLDAYLRAREPHIWDRLAVEPE from the coding sequence ATGAGGCCAGTGGACCTGGCGCGCGAGCACGGCCTGTCCACCCAGGCGATCAGGAACTACGAGGACGCCGGCATCCTGCCCGCCGCCGGACGTACCGTCCACGGCTACCGCACCTATACGCCGCTGCACGCGCAGGCCCTGCGCGCGTTCCTCGCCCTCGTGCCCGGGCACGGCCACCGGACGGCCACGTCGATCATGCAGGCGGTCAACCGGGGTGCCACCGAGGATGCGCTGCGGCTCATCGACGAGAGCCACGGCCAGCTCCTCGGCGACCGCCGCACCCTCCAGGCCGTCGAAGCCGCGCTCCGCGACCTGGCGCCCGTGCCGCAGGAACGCGGCGACACGTTCATCGGCCCGCTGGCCCGGCGGCTCGGCCTCCGCCCCGCCACCCTGCGCAAATGGGAGAGCGCCGGGCTGGTCCGGCCGCGCCGTGATCCGCGGACGGGCTACCGGATCTACGGCGCGGCCGACGTACGGGACGTCCGGCTGGCCCACCAGCTCAGGCGGGGCGGCTACCTGCTGGAGCAGATCGCCCCGCTGATCGCCCAGGTCCGCTCCGCCGGAGGCGTCGCCCCGCTGGAGTCGACCCTGCGCGACTGGCAGAGCCGCCTGTCCGCCCGTGGCCGCGCCATGCTCAAGGGCGCCGCCGACCTGGACGCCTACCTGCGCGCCCGCGAACCTCACATCTGGGACCGGCTCGCGGTCGAACCGGAGTGA